A region of Paenibacillus thiaminolyticus DNA encodes the following proteins:
- a CDS encoding ABC transporter substrate-binding protein — MKKKLSILLILTMVFSVLAACSKGEAPKESADGVITIDFWAAPNPPQQAYWMEMAKEYEAVNPNVKINVSAIKESPSSEASIQAAIAGGSAPAISENINRGFAAQLARSQALVPLNTLPQFNDIVSGRNMSNTLEPWEFADGNQYVLPIYSNPMLFGWRLDILKELGYNEPPKTYSEVLDVAKKLKEKYPDKYVWGKGADLVDPTAWKRWFDFFMLYNAASDGNKFIEGDQFVGDEAAGVKMLEFVDNLRKEKAILAKNVTDPFESGIGIFTDLGPWTFNYWAEKFPEMKYNETYTLSLPPVPDGMNPDEAKTFSDAKGLVIFSSVPKEQQEAAAEFIKWVYSDAKNDAKWFEKTNLPPARDDLAELPEFKAIIEQSPELELYAKSVPLGIPAIDNARYNELQTLIGQEAFNKVVLGEIDPKTGWDNMKKAIEGELQ, encoded by the coding sequence ATGAAAAAGAAACTGTCAATTCTGCTCATTCTTACGATGGTCTTCTCGGTCTTGGCTGCTTGCAGCAAAGGGGAAGCGCCGAAGGAGTCGGCAGACGGGGTAATTACCATCGATTTTTGGGCGGCACCGAACCCGCCGCAGCAAGCGTATTGGATGGAAATGGCGAAGGAATATGAGGCGGTCAATCCGAATGTCAAGATCAATGTGAGCGCGATCAAGGAATCGCCAAGCTCGGAGGCGAGCATCCAGGCTGCTATCGCCGGCGGCAGCGCTCCGGCCATCTCGGAAAATATCAACCGCGGCTTCGCCGCGCAGTTGGCCAGAAGCCAGGCGCTTGTTCCGCTGAACACGCTGCCGCAATTCAACGATATCGTATCGGGCCGCAATATGAGCAATACGCTCGAGCCGTGGGAGTTCGCTGACGGCAATCAATACGTGCTGCCGATTTACTCCAACCCGATGCTCTTCGGCTGGCGTCTCGACATCTTGAAGGAGCTTGGGTATAACGAGCCGCCGAAGACATACAGCGAAGTGCTGGATGTCGCCAAAAAGCTGAAAGAGAAATATCCGGACAAGTACGTGTGGGGCAAGGGCGCCGATCTGGTTGATCCTACGGCATGGAAGCGCTGGTTCGACTTCTTCATGCTGTATAATGCCGCATCGGACGGCAACAAATTTATTGAGGGCGACCAGTTCGTCGGAGATGAGGCTGCCGGCGTGAAGATGCTGGAGTTCGTCGACAACCTGCGCAAGGAAAAGGCGATTTTGGCGAAAAACGTAACCGATCCGTTCGAGTCGGGCATCGGCATCTTTACGGATCTTGGCCCATGGACGTTCAACTACTGGGCTGAGAAGTTCCCGGAAATGAAATACAACGAGACATACACGCTGTCCCTTCCTCCGGTTCCGGACGGCATGAATCCGGACGAAGCGAAGACGTTCTCCGACGCGAAAGGTCTCGTTATTTTCTCCAGCGTGCCGAAGGAGCAGCAGGAGGCGGCCGCCGAGTTCATCAAGTGGGTCTACTCCGATGCGAAGAACGATGCGAAGTGGTTCGAGAAGACGAATCTGCCGCCGGCGCGCGACGATCTGGCAGAGCTTCCGGAATTCAAAGCGATAATCGAACAATCTCCTGAGCTTGAGCTGTACGCCAAGTCTGTGCCGCTTGGCATTCCTGCCATCGACAATGCCCGCTACAATGAGCTCCAGACGCTGATTGGCCAGGAGGCATTCAACAAAGTGGTCCTCGGCGAGATTGATCCGAAGACCGGATGGGACAACATGAAGAAGGCGATTGAAGGGGAACTTCAATAA
- a CDS encoding carbohydrate ABC transporter permease has product MIDKNNNRLGWLFTSPYLIYGLVFFLGPLLWSFYLSFTNWDLIAPTYDFVGFKNFIKALSTPGVQSAFWVTYKFMIVFVPLVTVMSLGVAVVVQGLPKLRSLYLIGFFLPYLSSGVVASLIVKGFLSYNSPVNIFLRDAFGLDINWLGSPLSALFVVGLILAWKFTGYYALILTSGLESIDKEVYEAAAIDGVTDRQRFWKITLPLLYPALYTTLILSFGVTFGIFTEVYQLTGGGPNFATNTWQMEIYNQAFKNLQAGYASAVAILASVVTFISIFVIKKLLEMWGKRNGWV; this is encoded by the coding sequence ATGATCGATAAGAATAACAATCGGTTGGGCTGGTTATTCACCAGTCCCTACCTCATTTATGGGCTTGTATTCTTTTTGGGTCCGTTACTATGGTCGTTCTATCTGTCCTTCACGAACTGGGACTTGATTGCGCCGACTTATGACTTCGTCGGGTTCAAGAACTTCATCAAGGCGCTGTCAACGCCAGGGGTGCAATCGGCCTTTTGGGTCACTTACAAATTCATGATCGTGTTCGTGCCGCTTGTCACGGTCATGTCGCTCGGCGTCGCCGTGGTTGTGCAGGGGCTTCCGAAGCTGCGCAGCTTGTATCTGATCGGCTTTTTCCTGCCGTATCTGTCGTCCGGCGTCGTCGCTTCGCTCATCGTGAAGGGCTTTTTGTCCTATAACAGCCCGGTGAACATTTTCCTGCGCGATGCATTCGGGCTCGATATTAACTGGCTCGGTTCGCCGTTGTCGGCGCTCTTCGTCGTAGGGCTTATTCTCGCATGGAAGTTTACCGGTTATTATGCGCTCATTTTGACGTCGGGACTGGAAAGCATTGATAAGGAAGTATATGAAGCAGCGGCGATTGACGGCGTTACGGATCGTCAGCGCTTCTGGAAGATCACGCTTCCCCTGCTGTATCCCGCGCTGTATACGACCTTGATTCTCTCGTTCGGCGTCACATTCGGCATCTTCACGGAAGTATACCAATTGACGGGCGGAGGTCCGAACTTCGCGACGAACACATGGCAGATGGAGATTTACAATCAGGCCTTCAAAAACTTGCAGGCCGGCTATGCCTCGGCTGTAGCCATTTTGGCGTCCGTCGTTACGTTCATCTCGATCTTCGTCATCAAAAAACTGCTGGAAATGTGGGGGAAACGAAATGGTTGGGTCTAA
- a CDS encoding carbohydrate ABC transporter permease: protein MVGSKQNNKLRLTIRYILATLLLLVMVYPYLYMVLNSFADWSQVDRKLIPASYSLKSYEWLFTGGETGIARPWLNAFVNSVIVSVVSTALMMLFGVMVAYALSKLNFKGRDTVNNFVLFHMFFPAIILLIPNFLIIQKVGLYDTYWAMIIPKAVSLWAIFMYTNFFKAIPTVFIEAAKLDGASDFKILYRIMMPMSRSITAVIFLFLLMERWTELLWDMIVVRSDSMLTLNVLLSQMFGPYGGYPGPLYAASVLLTLPIIMMFLVFGKKFKEGMQFSLK from the coding sequence ATGGTTGGGTCTAAACAAAACAACAAGCTTCGCTTGACGATCCGCTATATTTTGGCGACGCTCCTGCTTCTGGTCATGGTATACCCGTACCTGTACATGGTGTTGAACTCGTTCGCCGACTGGTCGCAGGTCGACCGCAAGCTCATTCCGGCCAGCTACTCCCTGAAATCGTATGAATGGCTGTTCACCGGAGGCGAGACGGGCATTGCGCGTCCGTGGCTGAACGCGTTCGTGAACAGCGTCATCGTCTCGGTCGTGTCGACTGCGCTCATGATGCTCTTTGGCGTCATGGTGGCTTACGCATTGTCGAAGCTGAATTTCAAGGGGCGGGACACGGTGAACAACTTCGTCCTGTTCCATATGTTCTTTCCGGCGATCATCCTGCTCATCCCGAACTTCCTGATCATCCAGAAGGTCGGATTGTACGATACGTACTGGGCCATGATTATTCCGAAGGCGGTCAGCTTATGGGCCATCTTCATGTACACCAACTTCTTCAAGGCGATCCCGACGGTGTTCATTGAGGCGGCGAAGCTGGACGGTGCGTCGGACTTCAAAATTTTGTACCGCATCATGATGCCGATGTCACGTTCGATTACGGCGGTTATCTTCCTGTTCCTGCTGATGGAACGGTGGACGGAGCTGCTGTGGGACATGATCGTGGTGCGCAGCGACAGTATGCTGACGCTGAACGTGCTCTTGTCGCAAATGTTCGGGCCTTACGGCGGCTATCCGGGTCCGCTGTATGCCGCATCGGTGCTGCTGACGCTGCCGATTATTATGATGTTCCTGGTGTTCGGCAAAAAGTTCAAGGAAGGCATGCAATTCAGCCTCAAATAA
- a CDS encoding alpha-glucosidase, producing the protein MEAPWWQSAVFYEIYMPSFCDGHGDGIGDFAGIASKLDELAKLGVNGLWLTPFYLSPKVDNGYDIADYTAIDPDYGTMEDFEAFIREAHARDIRVIVDLVLNHTSSEHRWFRESRSSRSNPKRDWYIWKDPVNGGPPNNWESFFGGPAWEFDEATGQYYYHAFAKEQVDLNWTHPEVRAAMKGVMDFWLDRGIDGFRLDVINFLKVSGTFPDNPYDAETGEQQHVHDKDQEGILEAIAELSAHAHERQGTFMVGEVGSEDMDVLRRYSGTGLLDVVFNFNLGSQEAFSLERLYEELKKMEEAHASDQLPTLFFSSHDMPRHISRFGEGKTGLEERRAKLIAALMLTAKGVPFLYYGEEIGMRDFVAGTIEEMRDVQGLTAYRLALAEGAAPEEALAKALAKSRDKSRTPMQWTDETYGGFSDASPWIGMGPRHEALNVRTQQREPDSIYSFYRQLIALRHRHPSLHSGDYARLERQGDVLLYVKQAAGEEALVALNFGTEPYALPVGSLLAGTFRFALSSHGEPSGANESFILGPQEAAIWISENSSVKEMCHT; encoded by the coding sequence ATGGAAGCACCGTGGTGGCAATCGGCCGTCTTCTATGAAATCTATATGCCGAGCTTCTGCGACGGGCATGGGGACGGCATCGGCGACTTCGCCGGCATAGCGTCGAAGCTGGATGAATTGGCCAAGCTGGGCGTGAACGGCCTCTGGCTGACGCCGTTCTATCTGTCGCCCAAGGTGGATAACGGCTACGATATCGCCGACTATACGGCCATCGATCCCGATTACGGGACGATGGAAGACTTCGAAGCGTTCATCCGCGAGGCGCATGCCCGGGATATCCGAGTGATCGTCGATCTAGTGCTGAACCATACGTCGTCGGAGCATCGCTGGTTCCGGGAATCCCGGTCGTCGCGTTCGAATCCGAAGCGCGACTGGTACATCTGGAAGGACCCGGTGAACGGCGGCCCGCCGAACAATTGGGAGTCCTTCTTCGGCGGTCCGGCTTGGGAGTTCGATGAAGCGACCGGGCAATATTATTATCACGCGTTCGCGAAGGAACAGGTCGACTTGAACTGGACTCATCCCGAAGTCCGCGCCGCGATGAAGGGCGTGATGGACTTCTGGCTGGATCGGGGCATTGACGGCTTCCGGCTTGATGTCATCAATTTTTTGAAAGTATCAGGGACATTCCCCGACAACCCGTACGATGCGGAGACGGGCGAGCAGCAGCATGTGCATGACAAGGATCAGGAAGGCATCCTGGAAGCCATCGCGGAGCTGTCTGCCCACGCGCATGAACGGCAGGGAACATTCATGGTCGGCGAGGTCGGCTCCGAGGATATGGACGTGCTGCGCCGCTATAGCGGCACGGGCTTGCTGGATGTCGTGTTCAACTTCAATCTCGGCAGCCAGGAGGCGTTCTCGCTGGAACGCCTGTATGAGGAATTGAAGAAGATGGAGGAGGCGCATGCCTCCGATCAGCTTCCGACGCTGTTCTTCAGCAGCCACGACATGCCGCGCCATATCTCCCGCTTCGGGGAAGGCAAGACCGGGCTGGAGGAGCGGCGGGCGAAGCTGATTGCCGCGCTGATGCTTACCGCGAAGGGCGTGCCGTTCCTGTATTACGGCGAAGAGATCGGGATGCGTGACTTCGTAGCCGGGACGATCGAAGAGATGCGCGACGTGCAAGGGCTGACGGCCTACCGGCTCGCGCTGGCGGAAGGCGCGGCGCCGGAGGAGGCGCTTGCGAAGGCCTTGGCGAAGAGCCGGGACAAATCGCGGACGCCGATGCAGTGGACGGACGAGACCTATGGCGGCTTCTCGGATGCGTCCCCGTGGATCGGCATGGGCCCGCGGCATGAAGCGCTGAATGTGCGGACGCAGCAGCGGGAACCCGATTCGATCTACTCGTTCTACCGTCAGCTTATCGCGCTCCGGCACAGACACCCGTCGCTGCACAGCGGCGATTATGCGCGGCTGGAACGCCAGGGGGATGTGCTCTTGTATGTGAAGCAGGCCGCTGGCGAAGAGGCGCTGGTGGCGCTGAACTTCGGGACGGAGCCGTACGCTCTGCCCGTCGGCAGCCTGCTGGCCGGGACATTCCGCTTCGCCTTGTCCAGCCACGGGGAGCCGAGCGGAGCCAATGAATCGTTCATCCTTGGTCCGCAGGAAGCGGCTATTTGGATCAGCGAGAACTCATCAGTGAAGGAGATGTGCCATACATGA
- a CDS encoding MTP-1 family protein, giving the protein MTGNHRSAITCATLLKQYMTRSPLAANAEKLKFTGVGSKDVYNITAPFEDEGEQVIAGRVESRDSEHSEVYFFVERNGEWVPREGAPAFELQDPFQTRIGGELVLGGVQIYPHPTQANALMWRTVFYKGKRIADLKPCFTGPDGMKDLRLVELLDGSIGVFTRPQGEKGGRGKIGFTRVERLEDLSIELIDNAPLLEGQFIDEEWGGANEAHMLSNGRIGVLGHIACFDDQGDRHYYPMAFALDPATGEHTAIELIAVRDQFLPGAAKRTDLVDVVFSGGLVRNDDGTAVLYAGISDAEAHRLTIADPFLQFEQA; this is encoded by the coding sequence ATGACAGGGAACCACCGCAGCGCAATCACATGCGCGACACTGCTGAAGCAATATATGACGCGCAGCCCGTTGGCGGCGAACGCGGAGAAGTTGAAATTTACCGGCGTCGGCAGCAAAGATGTCTACAATATTACCGCTCCGTTCGAAGACGAGGGGGAGCAGGTCATCGCCGGACGCGTGGAATCGCGTGACAGCGAGCACTCTGAAGTTTATTTCTTCGTCGAACGGAACGGGGAATGGGTGCCGCGGGAAGGCGCGCCGGCATTCGAGCTTCAGGATCCGTTCCAGACCCGGATCGGAGGCGAGCTTGTGCTCGGCGGCGTGCAGATTTATCCGCATCCGACACAGGCGAACGCGCTGATGTGGCGTACGGTGTTCTACAAAGGGAAGCGCATCGCCGATCTGAAGCCGTGCTTCACCGGCCCGGACGGCATGAAGGATCTGCGGCTGGTCGAGCTTCTGGACGGCAGCATCGGCGTCTTTACCCGTCCTCAGGGAGAGAAGGGCGGCCGCGGCAAAATTGGATTTACCCGCGTCGAGCGGTTGGAGGACTTATCGATTGAGCTGATTGACAACGCCCCGCTCTTGGAAGGGCAATTCATCGACGAAGAATGGGGAGGCGCGAACGAAGCGCATATGCTCAGCAACGGCCGTATCGGCGTGCTGGGACATATCGCATGCTTCGATGACCAAGGCGACCGCCACTATTATCCGATGGCGTTCGCGCTTGATCCGGCTACCGGCGAGCACACCGCCATCGAGCTCATCGCCGTGCGGGATCAATTCCTGCCGGGCGCGGCGAAGCGGACCGACCTCGTGGACGTCGTATTCAGCGGCGGTCTGGTGCGCAACGACGACGGCACGGCGGTGCTGTATGCAGGCATAAGCGATGCGGAGGCGCATCGTCTGACCATTGCCGATCCATTCTTGCAATTCGAACAGGCATAA
- a CDS encoding glycoside hydrolase family 130 protein yields MNIYRYEENPLITPADVKPHREDFEVIGAFNAGVATYNGEVLLLLRVAERPISTDPNIVKAPVFNPETKELDIIELRVDDERYDFSDPRVIRNKAQSATFEYLTSISYIRIARSKDGHRFTIDDAPFVYPSTELETFGIEDPRVTQIGDTYYIYFSAVSPVGVGESMVSTKDFVNVTHHGMIFSPDNKDVLIFPEKINGKYYALHRPTTKSIGNPEIWIAESDNLLYWGNHRHLLGLRPGMWDSGRMGGGAVPFKTEKGWLELYHGATKEHRYCMGAVLLDLNDPTKVIARSEQPVMEPEADYEKNGFFGDVVFSCGAVVEGDTVKMYYGVADTSMACAELSLKEILESLTYIDE; encoded by the coding sequence ATGAATATTTATCGGTATGAAGAAAATCCGCTCATTACGCCGGCCGACGTCAAGCCGCATCGCGAAGACTTCGAAGTCATCGGCGCGTTCAATGCAGGCGTCGCGACTTATAACGGGGAAGTACTGCTGCTGCTTCGCGTAGCCGAGCGCCCGATCAGCACCGACCCGAACATCGTGAAGGCGCCCGTGTTCAACCCGGAGACGAAGGAGCTGGACATCATTGAGCTTCGCGTGGATGACGAACGTTACGATTTCTCCGATCCGCGCGTCATTCGCAACAAGGCGCAAAGCGCGACGTTCGAATATTTGACTTCCATCTCCTATATCCGCATTGCCCGCAGCAAGGATGGGCACCGCTTCACGATAGATGATGCGCCATTCGTCTATCCGTCGACGGAGTTGGAGACGTTCGGCATCGAAGATCCGCGCGTAACGCAGATCGGCGATACGTATTACATTTATTTCTCGGCCGTATCTCCGGTCGGCGTCGGGGAGTCGATGGTATCCACGAAGGATTTCGTGAATGTGACGCATCATGGCATGATTTTCAGCCCGGATAATAAGGACGTCCTTATTTTCCCGGAAAAAATCAACGGCAAGTATTATGCGCTGCATCGTCCGACGACGAAAAGCATCGGCAATCCGGAAATCTGGATCGCCGAATCGGATAATTTGCTCTATTGGGGCAATCACCGGCATCTGCTTGGCTTGCGTCCGGGCATGTGGGACAGCGGGCGCATGGGCGGCGGTGCCGTCCCGTTCAAGACGGAAAAGGGATGGCTGGAGCTGTACCATGGCGCGACGAAGGAGCACCGCTACTGCATGGGCGCCGTGCTGTTGGACTTGAATGACCCAACGAAGGTCATCGCCCGCTCGGAGCAGCCGGTGATGGAGCCGGAAGCGGATTACGAGAAAAACGGTTTCTTCGGCGATGTCGTCTTCTCTTGCGGCGCCGTCGTGGAAGGCGATACGGTCAAGATGTACTATGGCGTTGCGGATACATCAATGGCCTGCGCGGAGCTTAGCCTCAAGGAAATTTTGGAGAGCTTGACCTATATAGATGAATAG
- a CDS encoding beta-mannosidase, producing the protein MRLNENWKLRDFNVGEERDLEVASPEYVDYFWMTAKVPGDVHTTLIEKGIIEDPFYGHNDQTCRWVEEKVWWYRTTFHWDGQREDMERMELVFEGLDTFATVYLNGVELGSTDNMFISHSFEVTRELIKGKNVLAVKLDPVHLHVKSKMQYYWSGFSKKRIWTRKNQSHYGWDWGPRLVCAGIWKDVHLVKRSRAYVDNVFAHTVEVKDGEAMIEVAVEARVFDRRGACTAEVALLDAEGRQVAGQTFVLDRGLGFMPDGAICAHGLSGSARLRVPNPRLWWTHDLGEPYLYRLEVTLRNGGDAVDERQQRFGIRTLDLMLHDEEGQHAFTFVLNGVKLFAKGANWIPIDSFIAAVPDERYSRYIRLAQEANMNMLRVWGGGIYERDIFYEECDRLGLLVWQDFMFACALYPDYNRNFMDNVRREIEQVVKRLRSRTCLALWCGNNENDWLYEALHSSGEIPHPFYGEKIYHELMPALLETLDPTRRFWPSSPYGGNDHNSREIGDTHNWQVWHGNIEPRVFGEPQLQDYSVEGLSFKKFKGDTTKFASEFGMHASSNRYTLQRNIPESQFYWGSDEMMYRNKDIHHPKGILLMEGYTGAPTNMEEYINYSMLTQAEGLKYGIEHYRRRKPDTSGALFWQLNDCWPGTSWSVIDYYGLPKAAYHYARKFYAPVLLTADHDAGRAMHLWALNDRLEPYEDQVRLAVYRMDGMKLYEREYEVCLEPNGKRELDALSEAELTNGADPAEVVCLISSGSGTTEDNYVYLRDYKEMHFEPAQLRISVDEEAGVIRIETDRAARMVKIELDEAWIGVSDNFFDLLPGRAKEIRVSQAEGKRIPWETLRVTALNSPEAVNGDGR; encoded by the coding sequence ATGAGACTGAATGAGAATTGGAAGCTGCGCGATTTCAATGTCGGCGAGGAACGCGATTTGGAGGTGGCTTCCCCTGAGTATGTCGATTATTTCTGGATGACGGCGAAGGTGCCGGGGGATGTGCATACGACGCTGATCGAGAAGGGCATAATCGAGGATCCGTTCTATGGACATAACGATCAGACATGCCGCTGGGTCGAGGAGAAGGTGTGGTGGTACCGAACGACGTTCCATTGGGACGGGCAGCGGGAGGACATGGAGCGGATGGAGCTTGTCTTTGAAGGGCTTGATACGTTCGCGACCGTGTATTTGAACGGCGTGGAATTGGGCTCGACGGACAATATGTTCATCAGCCATTCGTTCGAGGTGACGCGCGAGCTGATCAAGGGCAAGAATGTCCTCGCGGTCAAGCTGGATCCGGTTCACCTGCATGTGAAGAGCAAGATGCAATATTATTGGTCCGGCTTCAGCAAAAAAAGGATATGGACGCGCAAGAACCAAAGCCACTACGGCTGGGACTGGGGGCCGCGGCTTGTCTGTGCGGGAATCTGGAAGGATGTCCATCTGGTGAAGCGGAGCCGTGCGTATGTGGACAATGTGTTCGCTCATACGGTTGAGGTGAAGGACGGCGAGGCGATGATCGAGGTAGCGGTCGAGGCCCGGGTATTCGACCGCCGCGGCGCCTGCACTGCGGAAGTGGCGCTGCTGGACGCCGAAGGCAGACAGGTGGCGGGGCAGACGTTCGTGCTTGATCGCGGCCTGGGCTTCATGCCGGACGGCGCAATCTGTGCGCATGGCCTGTCCGGCAGCGCACGTCTCCGGGTGCCGAATCCGCGCCTGTGGTGGACGCATGATCTGGGCGAGCCCTATTTGTACAGGCTGGAAGTGACGCTGCGGAACGGCGGCGATGCCGTGGATGAGCGGCAGCAGCGCTTCGGCATCCGGACGTTGGACTTGATGCTGCATGACGAGGAAGGGCAGCACGCGTTCACGTTCGTGCTCAACGGGGTGAAGCTGTTCGCGAAGGGCGCGAACTGGATTCCGATCGACAGCTTCATTGCGGCGGTGCCGGATGAACGTTACTCGCGGTATATCCGTCTGGCGCAGGAGGCCAATATGAACATGCTGCGCGTCTGGGGCGGCGGCATCTATGAGCGGGATATTTTTTATGAGGAGTGTGACCGGCTCGGGCTGCTTGTCTGGCAGGACTTCATGTTCGCCTGTGCGCTCTATCCGGACTATAACCGCAACTTCATGGATAACGTCCGGCGGGAGATCGAGCAGGTCGTCAAGCGGCTGCGGAGCCGGACTTGCCTCGCTCTCTGGTGCGGCAATAACGAGAACGACTGGCTGTATGAAGCGCTGCATTCCAGCGGCGAGATCCCGCATCCGTTCTATGGGGAGAAAATTTACCACGAGCTGATGCCGGCCCTGCTGGAGACGCTCGATCCGACGCGCCGATTCTGGCCGAGCTCGCCATACGGGGGCAATGATCACAATTCGCGCGAGATTGGCGATACGCATAATTGGCAGGTATGGCATGGCAACATCGAGCCGCGGGTCTTCGGCGAGCCGCAATTGCAGGACTATAGCGTCGAAGGGCTGTCGTTCAAAAAATTCAAGGGCGACACGACGAAGTTCGCCAGCGAATTCGGCATGCATGCCTCCTCGAACCGCTACACGCTGCAGCGCAACATCCCGGAGAGCCAATTCTACTGGGGCAGCGACGAGATGATGTACCGCAACAAGGATATCCATCATCCGAAGGGCATCTTGCTGATGGAAGGGTATACCGGGGCCCCAACGAATATGGAAGAGTACATCAATTATTCGATGCTGACGCAGGCCGAAGGGCTGAAATACGGCATTGAGCATTACCGCCGCCGCAAGCCGGATACAAGCGGCGCGTTGTTCTGGCAGCTGAACGACTGCTGGCCGGGCACGAGCTGGTCGGTCATCGACTACTACGGGCTGCCGAAGGCGGCATATCATTACGCGCGGAAGTTCTATGCGCCGGTGCTGCTGACGGCGGATCACGATGCGGGCCGGGCGATGCATCTGTGGGCGCTCAATGACCGGTTGGAGCCTTATGAAGACCAGGTCCGGCTGGCCGTGTACCGGATGGATGGGATGAAGCTGTATGAGCGCGAATATGAGGTATGCCTGGAGCCGAACGGCAAAAGGGAACTGGATGCGCTGTCCGAAGCGGAGCTGACGAACGGGGCGGATCCGGCGGAGGTGGTATGCCTCATCTCGTCCGGAAGCGGCACCACGGAAGATAACTATGTCTACTTGCGTGACTATAAGGAGATGCATTTCGAGCCGGCACAGCTGCGGATCAGCGTGGATGAGGAGGCTGGCGTCATCCGCATCGAGACGGATCGGGCGGCCCGCATGGTGAAGATCGAGCTGGATGAAGCTTGGATTGGGGTGAGCGACAACTTCTTCGATCTGCTGCCTGGGAGAGCGAAGGAGATTCGGGTTTCGCAGGCGGAAGGCAAGCGGATTCCGTGGGAGACGCTGCGCGTCACCGCCTTGAATTCGCCGGAAGCCGTGAACGGTGACGGGAGATAG
- a CDS encoding zinc-dependent alcohol dehydrogenase family protein: MKAAVLRGTKMMEVTEWAERLPGKDEVRLRVVCCGICGTDQHIYHGHPGSAEVKPPIVLGHELAGIVDSVGEAVADLHPGDRVSVDPNIYCGACEYCRNGRAHLCDRLQAVGVTRDGGMGEYCVVPAANCYKLPEQVSWVEGAMAEPLGCVLHGFKKLELRANQHVLIIGGGFIGQLFLQLVAAAGVAHITVCEPAAHKHRLLRELGAEAVVSPLEAGAADELRSKADVVIECAGRPESVELALEAARKGGQVLLFGVASPEARASLSPFEVFSKELRIMGSFINPYTHEEAIALLAQHIVSIEPLISHRFRMDELPDIMARYGEMTVSKGVIMEE, translated from the coding sequence ATGAAAGCGGCAGTGTTGCGCGGAACGAAAATGATGGAGGTAACGGAATGGGCGGAGCGCCTGCCCGGCAAGGACGAGGTTCGGCTTCGCGTCGTCTGCTGCGGCATTTGCGGCACAGACCAGCATATTTATCACGGCCATCCGGGATCGGCGGAGGTGAAGCCGCCGATTGTGCTGGGCCATGAGCTGGCCGGCATCGTCGACTCCGTGGGGGAGGCGGTCGCGGATCTGCATCCGGGCGACCGGGTGTCCGTCGACCCGAATATATACTGCGGGGCGTGCGAATATTGCCGTAACGGCCGCGCTCACTTGTGCGATCGGCTGCAGGCCGTCGGGGTGACGAGGGACGGCGGAATGGGCGAATACTGCGTTGTGCCGGCGGCCAACTGCTACAAGCTGCCTGAGCAGGTGAGCTGGGTCGAAGGGGCGATGGCCGAGCCGCTTGGCTGCGTGCTGCATGGATTCAAGAAGCTGGAGCTGCGTGCGAATCAGCATGTGCTGATTATCGGAGGCGGCTTCATCGGCCAGTTGTTCCTGCAGCTCGTCGCGGCCGCGGGCGTCGCGCATATTACCGTCTGCGAGCCGGCCGCGCACAAGCACAGACTATTGCGTGAGCTGGGCGCCGAAGCTGTCGTCTCGCCGCTGGAAGCGGGCGCAGCGGACGAGCTGCGCAGCAAGGCCGATGTCGTGATCGAGTGCGCCGGCCGTCCGGAATCGGTGGAGCTGGCCTTGGAGGCGGCCCGCAAGGGCGGCCAAGTCCTGCTCTTCGGCGTCGCTTCTCCAGAAGCGCGGGCCAGCCTGTCGCCATTCGAGGTGTTCAGCAAGGAGCTGCGCATCATGGGCTCGTTCATCAATCCGTACACGCACGAGGAGGCGATCGCTTTGCTCGCACAGCATATCGTAAGCATTGAGCCGCTGATCAGCCATCGCTTCCGCATGGATGAACTGCCTGACATCATGGCCCGGTACGGCGAGATGACTGTCTCCAAAGGGGTCATCATGGAGGAATAG
- a CDS encoding HPr family phosphocarrier protein: protein MEKQFTIKSPQGVHARPAGAIMKKAAEFPDSQVSLEFNGRKVSAKSITGVLTLGLKAGDLVTVSAEGGQAGQAIAAVGSVLESVLD from the coding sequence ATGGAAAAGCAATTTACGATAAAAAGTCCGCAAGGCGTGCATGCGCGTCCGGCGGGAGCCATTATGAAAAAAGCCGCCGAGTTCCCGGATTCGCAAGTGTCGCTGGAGTTCAACGGCCGCAAAGTAAGCGCAAAAAGCATCACGGGCGTGTTGACGCTCGGCCTGAAGGCCGGCGACCTCGTTACGGTGTCGGCGGAAGGCGGCCAAGCCGGGCAGGCGATTGCAGCCGTAGGCTCGGTGCTGGAATCCGTTCTCGATTAA